The DNA sequence GCAGGATGAAAACAGGAGGAGAGAATCACAGAGAGTGGTGATGACAGAAAACTCATATTATGAACATAAGAAGCTTGTGtacaaaaaaaatttaaaaatccaaaatattaCTTTTGCACGAGGCCTGTGACACCAGTCTGCCAGTGGCTAATCTCATGGGTGACCATTCCCCATTTGCACCGCAGAGCCTATAGCTGACCGGGAAAGGGTATTGACCAGGACCACAGTGATAGGTCAGTACACTTCCCTCCAGTCCTCCCTGTGGAGGAAACATCTTGTCACTTTCTGAGTTAAATTAAGTAACGTGAAGTTTTACGGTAAAGAGATGCTAAATTTGTTTCACATTCCAGTCTCTCTAGTTCCTCTTTATGGTGACTGGAAAGTGACGTTAAATActtcactgttttattattgtttctaatatttcacattattttttttaccttaatcTTCCATAGTTCCTCTTCTCAGTCCTTCTACTCCTGGCTAAATGAGCACTTTTTAAActctgttttgctttgttttatatttgtgttataaaactatttttatgtCTCTTGACTAATTTAGTTTAGGATTCAATACAAAACGACTACAGCAGAGCTTTCCAAGGAGATTAGACCACctataaaaacaattttacttGCATACTTTTTactaaattaatgttttatttcactgcatATCATCGTTTCtaacatcaaaatattttatctcTATTTGTCCTTGTACTGTTTGTTAATTATCTTATAACCTCTGCTCTGGAGTTCTATATTTGTGCTATATCATTAGCTCATTGAAGTggatttgtattattttgttacTACATAAATTAATCTTAAGATTCAATACATAACAAACAACCACATCAGGTGCGCAGGGATGTAAAATATGCAGATATACACTGTTAAAAGAGCATTCTGTCACTTTAGTGTACAATGTGACCTCTTAGCATTTTACCTAAGCCTTTAATCTCATGTGATGTTAGCTAAAAATGAAGGTAAATGGTGTGTTATTTTTACCTGTGAATAGGTGACATGTCCACCTTTGATGCTCTCTGTGGTTGAGCAGTTCAGAGGAGTATCTATGTATGAGTAATCATAATACTCTTCCTCCTGCAGCAACACTGGAGCACAaacatgcaggcacacacatgTGTCAACACAGCCAGAGATCCATATGAATGCTACCAAACACAACTGTACATTAAGTGTAACATAGAAGTGAAAAGCTCACCCTTCTGGAAAGAGATGAAGAGCAGGATCCACGGTGTGGACTTGACATACATGACCAGACTCTGTATCAGCTGTGTTCGTTTCTTTGAGTGACAAAAACCACAGCGAGAGTGTCTGAATCGACCTGCAGTCTGCTGCTTTATTTGATGACTGATTACCCATTAACACAGCAGCACCAAACAGAGAAGGAGGTATTGAGCAattcaagaaaaaacacagaattgagctcttactttcatttttgattaCCCTGATTtgatctctttctctttctctttaggATTCTGAGCAGTTTAGTATTTCTTTtagtgacattttaacatcacatattcatttaaaataaaagctgcTCCAGCTGCAATGTCATGAGCCAGCTTTGGGTATTAATGCTATTTCAAATCTCACAATCTCTTTAGTACAACTTAATGTTATTCTCAATTCCCAAACAAAGCCTCACCCCaattctgttgttgttttgatgccTAATTACCAAGAATGATTACTAATTGACTCAGATTGCGTCGTCTCTGTGCCAAagtttttttggtttgatttaAAAGTTGTGTAGTTCTCACGTGTACGAttgttagtgtgtttgtgcaacTGCTCAATCATACATCTGGGCATGCAAGCGTGCGTGTAACTGAATCATTTTAGAAGCTTAAAAGATCATTATAGGGATTATAGAGTTTTAACAGGGACCCCCACCTCCACCTTCCCCTGTTGTCCCCtgtcccctccctcctcctcctccaaggGGCTCAGTCCTCTCAGCTGACTCGGCTTTGTTCAACACTGTGAAGGAGTTTTCTAAAACTCTTTTGTAACCACTCACACACCatcaaaaaaacaagagaactATACAGGTCGATGCTGCTGACACTAAACTACACAAAAGGACAGACACCAGCAGCAAACATGGATATTTTGATAAGTTAACAGGGATAGTTTTATGtgacaaaacttttttttaattttacattttatctggATTATGTTACTGGATGTCCAACAAAGGACTGCTCTGCTACGCTGTAGGAGTGAAGGCCGTACACTTTCTACACTTCAGTGGAAGTTTACAGTCGGAGCAAAAAGTGAACAATGTTGAGAAAACCCAGGATAAGGTCTTTAACATTTCTTCATGGACAAATAGCTCTCATCAGGATGTCAAGACTGGTGTATTTATCACGACATCAGGCTCTTTGAGGAGAGGAGCACTGATTAGAGTGCCTCTTGTTTCCCTGACGGAGGGACAGCAGACTAAAGATGTCTGACCTCAGCCAAGTAGCCGTGTACTCAGACTCCTCAGACATTTATAAGGTGAGTGAGGATGATGAGATGGATGATAATAGTGCTTTACTGTGGGAAAGGTCACAGAGTTATCGGGACGTTCAACAGATGTTCATTTGTTACAGCCTTGAAATAGACTTGGTTAAGATTCAATTggtgacaaacaaacaaattcatgTTTTGACTCAAGAGCTGGTTTTAATCAAGATTTGAAGGTGAAGGTTCCCCTTCTGGACTGGGCACTGATTTTTGCCCCTTCAAAATATCTTGATTATTAAGTTATAGTTATAATGCATCTTAGCTGTGAGGTTTGAACCAAGTCATATTTTTAGGCTGGAAACCTGCATGTGTCTAAAATTTGTGCATGATCACTGCAAATGTAACTGCACTGTAAGGGTTAGTAtctgaagtgtgtgttttgctgaAAAGCGACCACTGTGGCCACAAGCTGCAGTTACAGGATGATGGTACATTAGattttcctacatttcccaagATTCTCCTTAGTCTGTCGCTTAAAGACACCATCACCAGATGGCCTGGCCAAAAGTGAGTGGAATGGGACCATAAATAGGAAGTAAAGTCAGCAAGGTGACTTTTTAATGTCTGTTATGCAGCAATATCTATCTAAAGTTTAACACTGGTCCCACAAGCTACTGGTCATATCAGACCAAGTAATGCTGTCACCTAAATCCTTGAATGTATTGTAGTTAGGAATTATGCATTTCATTacttatgaattcaacttttcatttgcaaGAGGAAGAATGTGATATTTCTTCTTTCAGAAACTATAAAATCTTGCTTTAAAATCAAcacttttataaatattttatgttgatttttatattttcatttccacTTTCCTCTGTTCTGCTTTTCTCAGAATGTGTTCTGCAATCCCGCCTTCGAGCTGGAGGGGGAGCGAGAGGAAAGGGTGGAGGGATTCAGAACCTCCTCATCCACCCCTGAACCAATCAAACCACCAGCAGCTGGTGGGTTAGCCAACCAGTTTACTGCTTGAACTGTGTTGGactgggtgtgtgtgagtgtgtgtattggATTAGTAACACTATTGCCTCACTTATATCTGCTGACTTTTAGTCCAGTTTTCAAAATGAGTAAATAAAAGTGTTATAAAAACTGTGTGCAAAACATGGTGATTATatatctcaactcaaggtccccATACAAGTTTTTGTTAGAACTTTTTCCTAAATGTCATGACAACTTACTAAGCTCCATCACTGATaaagaccatgagatgcagtAAGAGTACCAtgagttgattatttgccaaaTTACTATTCCCAAGGTCATAAATGAACCTTTATGTTCaacaataattattataaacaGAAACCAGAGATTCATTGAAAAGATTTTAGAAGACTAAACTTAAAACATGATTAAGTTAAATACAAAGGTTACAAAACATGTGCATAAGATTCCATTTTAATAACAATTAGGTGTTAAATAAAAGGGgaataaaagggaaataaaattcaaattacatgcaaaaagtaaaactaaaagaaagttaaaataaaatcgTAAGTATATGAACTGTTATAGCAATCAAGCTCTTCTCTGTGCTGcaatactgtacatgttaaTATGTCTGTGCACTCTATCACTCAGGCCTGGGCTGGGGTCTATTCGGGGTGTGTGTTATGCGTCTGCGGGGACCAGGTTGTGGCTGGGGAGCGGTGGTGGTCTCTGCTGCTGCCCTGCTCCTGGTAGCAGCCATCGGACTGGCGCTGGCCCTCATCCTCACACGTGAGTCGGACTGATGTTTGCAGTGATTTTATGAATTCAACTGCACCATAaagcatgtatttatttattaatattattatttagatTAAGTAATTACTTTTCTCTATAGAACAAACCTTTTCTCTGACTAGACGATCTGTCATATTTCCGTCATGTGTTGCTATTTTCTGTCCATGATGTAGAGATCAAAGGTCAGGCAGTAGAGGAGCAGTTGCTGCCCACCAGCCCTCCAGACCTGCTGAGTGCAGGAGTGTCCCACACTTTACCCACAATTCCTGCCAACAGAAGTCAGCAGGACAGTTCATCAGCACCGCAGCCCGCTAAGATCCCCCCGTCTGAAACACGTAGGACACTCAAACAATATGCCCACTTACTCTAatattgtaatgtaatatacaacatttaaaacatttacaaggTAAATTTCTTTACCTGGaggccttttctttttttttagtgatttagacaatacattattttctgtctccCAGGTTGTGGAGGAGTTTTGACTGAAGCAGAGGGCAGTTTCAGTTCACCTAACCACCCTGGCTCCTACCCCGCCAActccctgtgtgtgtgggtgatcAGAGTCCCGCCCCCCTCCTTGGTCCAGATCCATGTTTCCTCCCTGAACGTGGAGGGTCCATCTCCCTGCCTGTTTGACTGGCTGGAGGTGCAGGAGCAGATAGAGCAGAGCTCTGTGGTCACCAGGTTGGTCGCTGATCACTTGTCACAACACATGATTGACACATGTTCAGGACGGTGGAATCACTCCTCATTTTACATTATACACTCATACTCCCTTGTCAGCTGTTATTTTCATAATACAGTGCGTAGCTCACTTTTAAAAGGTTCTGCTTGtgttaaaaagtttaaatatttgctACATATTATGGGTTGCACATAGATTTTTCTGAGATAAATTCCAAAACCgcctacaatgtaaatgtaataagTTCCTACCATCTACTAAGTGTTTGGAGGACTTTACTATTGAAGGAAAGGTAAAGTATGGATGTGTTTTCTAGAAAATTTGagtgaataaaaatgtcagacagACCTGAAATTCAAACCTACGCAACAGTAActttttaaagcaacatttttataGGTTTTACCTGAAGGAACATTGTAAGGGTTCATGTCATTACCTTAAATGTTGGTAGATGGCACTGCTGGTCTGTGCATGATTGGGGAGTACTTCTAGGTACTGAATGCTTCTTGGAAATATTTCATTACATGTAAATACTTTGACCTTTTTGTTACTTGCATTCTTGGAAAGTGTTGTAACATGATTCATGAAATTCTAAAAATGTTACACAACTCTTGCTTACAAATCCTCTCAAGAATTTACAGGGTGAAGTTCAGACTAAAAGCTCCAAACTGTAatatggagggaaaaaaagttcCAATAAAATTCTACATTTCTCTCCTGCAGGTTCTGTGGAAACGTAGCGCCACCAACAgtcaacacaaacagcagcacgGTGTGGGTCACCTTCCGATCTGATGGCAGCATTGCAGGCAGCGGCTTCACGGCACAGTACAAGGCCATCCTGCCTGGACACAgtcagtaatgtgtgtgtgtgtgtgtaactgcaTGTGATATACATGAATACTTTTTCTAATGCTCATTTGCATCTATGTGCATATGTTCTctcagagagctgctccagagAAGAGTTCATGTGTGACAGTGGTCGCTGTCTGctgcctgtgtctgtgtgtgacgGTCATCCAAACTGCCAAGACCAAACAGACGAGGCGAactgcagccataaaaacaagGGTGAGAACATGCAAACTAAGTTAGAAACATACTATAGAGAAAAgttacacacttttttttaaaagccctagttgcttctgttttttcacAGAATGTGGTGGGCAGAAGAGCGGGCCGTATGGTTACCTGGCAAGTCCAAACCACCCCAGGCCTTATCCTCACCAGCAGGTACATTCACTGCCAAACACACTCCAAACTGGCTATTACAGGACTGATAAACTTGTGTTTTTCACTAATCTTGGGTTCCCCTGTTTGCCATCAGTTGTGTATATGGTACATATCTGTTGACGAGGGTCACTTCATCACACTGAGCTTCAGAAACTTCAGTCTGGAGACTCAGGATGTGTGTGAGTTTGACTATGTGGAGGTGCACGACAGCGTCGACACTGGAGCTGGTCGAGTTCTGGGAAGGTGAGACATATCGAagtcttgattttttttttgcatgtcagATGTTTAATTAGATTCCTACCCTGCTATTACAGCTTCAACTGCCTGGACAGTAACTGTAGCTTCAGTTATCCTTTCCTTGCTGTTTAAATCCTGTATGATAAGAATAAACGAGGGTAAATGTGTCTTCATTCATGTAAGTTATATAACCACAATGTTCTGAAGCCCCTTTTGTTTGCTTTGCCTTTGTCTCAGGTTTTGTGGTACCAGCTTCCCACCAGACCTGACCTCCTCTGGCCCCCACATGACTGTGGTGTTTGTGGCTGATGAGGGAGTGGCCGACAGCGGCTTCAACGCAACATATCAGGCTGTGTCTCTACTGGATAGTGAGTTCTTGCTTTTGTTAAGCTAattcattcagttcagttcatttaTCCGTTGCCTCTGATCTTCCTGTCTtcccttttcttctcctttctttgATGCCTTTTCCTTCCTCAAATGAAATGACCTCATTTGACCATATTTCTTCTCCTTACTTCCTTTTGCTCTATATGACCTACATTTATTCTCCAAAAACTGGGAGCAGCTGTTAACGCCATACTTCTTCCTTTGCTCTTCACATAGTCTCTTTTTGCTTTCTATAACCGactcctgtgtttgttttttcaagggACATGTGGTCCTAGCCAGTTTGCATGCAGTACAGGAGAGTGTCTTCAGCCGCAGTGGTTGTGTGATGGATGGAACGACTGCTCTGATGGAGCAGATGAGCAGGGCTGCGGCAACTCCACCTACCCTCCCTTCAGTGAGTCCATGCTATCTCTGACCCCAATCAGAGGGCTGCTAGACTGTCACAGATACAGTGGTGTTTGTTTCCAGCACCACTGAGAAGAAAATGCAAGAAGTTTGGCTGTTGAAATcacccataaaataaaaaacaaaccctATCAGAATTAAAACTCAAAGAAACTAAATGTTAAGGCCTTGACTTTATAGATAAGTGTAAAATAAGAACAGGAATGATTTCCTTTCTCCATGCCGCCAGCTTCATCATGCGAGTTCATAGAGGTAGAGATGTGTCAGGGCCTCAGCTACAACCTCACCTCCTTCCCCAACATCTGGCTGTCCATTGCTGATCAAAGAGAAGCTGCCACACTCCTACAACAGTATCGGGTAAGAGCTACTTTCATAACCTACCTTTTATTTCATGTTACTGATCTGCCATCTTTAAAAATTGGGCCTCTtggaagcacaaacacacacaatcaaagcATGAACTGACCGCTGTAGCTTCTTCAACAGCTGTACAGCAGTTTCAACCCACACACTTAACCTTCTTGTCCAAGGTGTTGATGGAGCTGGCATGCTTCGAGCCCCTGCGGAAGTTGGTGTGTGGGATGTTCCTGCCCCAGTGCAGCCCTCACGGTGGCGTCCTCCAGCCCTGCCGTTCAGTCTGCTCCTCAGCCGAGCAGCAATGCAGCCAAGCCCTGGACCTCTTCTCCTTCAGCTGGCCCTTCAATTGCCACCTCCTGCCTGACTCACAGGACCCCATGGAGTGCTCACTGCCTTGATGCCTCAACATCAACAATGCCTTAACGTTACCGCTGTGTTGTTAGTGAGagatcatatcatatcataccTGGTCTGCTCCAAAACAGACATCTGGCACCAGATGGAGTGTTTGAGGACTGAAAGGCCTGAACTTCAAAGAACTGGAGACCAGGCCAGTTTTTCACAGCAGGTCCACAACATTAAAGAGTTGTGTTGTAGCAAGCAGACTGACTTCCAGCAAAACTGCAACCCTCAACACACTGCTGCCTGTGGAGCTTGTAACATAGAATATTATGGCATCGTAGCAATTTTTAAAGAAGGCTGACACTGTGGCTACAGCTGACGATTACAGGATCGTGGCTAATGTCAAAATGTAGTGCTACAGTAGCACAAGTGGAGAAGAGTGATAAGGTCAATAAACAACATCTGTTGAACAGTGTTTTCTAACTAAAATTTTTATTAGTTACAAAGTTAGTCTTGCTTTAAATAAGCCATAAAGGAGatgaaaattagtttttatcttatttaGATACCAACTAAGCTAAAAAAAAGTTCTCAATCTCCAATAGGAATCACGCTGTTTTGCTGTAAATTGTCTTTTTTGCACTATTTATTGCTTTGATGTCAATTGTAAAAAACAGATCATCTATGAAGAGTGAATAATACAGTCAGAGTACAATTAAAACCATCGTCATTGCATTGTTCTTCAACACACCACATCATGATGTGCTAATatcatttcagtgtttataaCAGTCCAGATTTGCTCTAGGGTGAGGTAAAATGAGATACAGGCAGAAGTTGAATCACAGTGGAAATAATGACCTGTTATAGATTTTCTTCGCCGAGTCGACATGATAACAAACACAAGCCTCATGTTCAGTTCATATGGCAAAAGTTATCTCAGTGACGCATTGATTTAACttgttaaaatgcatttaattggTAACTGCTGGTACAGAAGATCTGAAGCTGAATTAAAGCAGGATTtgtaacaattaaaaaaaataaaggaagtCTGTAGTCTTCATACTAAAGGTGTTCAGGTAGGAATTCAGGTGtattaaaatactgtttttgcTTCTTACATGTTCTACAAATCAAATTACTGTTTTATCTCCGACATCAACACAGCTGGCCACCGTCTTTATACACCTGATCTATTCAACAAAGATTCTTATACCCCCGAGGTTCAGAAAGTGCGTAAATGAGAACAGTCTCCTCCTTACTGTGAAATTCCCAGGaaggaaataaatgtaactTTATGAATGAGAATGGGtgaataaaaatctgttttgtatTCACTCTGATTCCTGACATGCTTTTGCTACACAAAGGTTGATTGCACATTTGTCCTGATCAAATCTTGATGGGTGTGCTTTAGCAGAGCTGTGATCGAGGCAGTCGCTACGACGGGACAATAAGCTTAAGGGTCTGGTCCAGGGCCACGGCTGTCAGGCCCCACACTCGATGCTTCCCATTACGAAACACAGGGAGTGTGTATCCGTACTTGTCACCGGTGCGGAAGTGTGTGTAGCCACGGTTGTGAGGGTTGCACAAGTGGGACAAGGACAATGTGAAGATCTCCTCGacctgagacacaaacacataaagagAGATCATGTTACAACTTTGGTCGTCAACCTGAAAAGAGGCGTGTTTTTATGTTACTGTTATTCGtctatttatttgtattttttatgttgctAGACAGAAAAGATGTCAGAGAAGAAACGGAGAAATGATAAAAGCTGTAGGCTAAATTGTCTGGATGTGACATCATAACCccagaaaaaagacatttttttagatCTAATATGGAAAAATACACTGACataaactgtataaaacatGACTTAATAAATACATGAATCACTACCATGTCCAAAATGAAAACTTCCAGTCATTTACACAAGTGGAAACCTGCCCATTTGGAGTAGATATAAAATGTAGGACAACTGTACCTCTCCAGGG is a window from the Thunnus thynnus chromosome 7, fThuThy2.1, whole genome shotgun sequence genome containing:
- the mfrp gene encoding membrane frizzled-related protein, with the protein product MSDLSQVAVYSDSSDIYKNVFCNPAFELEGEREERVEGFRTSSSTPEPIKPPAAGLGWGLFGVCVMRLRGPGCGWGAVVVSAAALLLVAAIGLALALILTQIKGQAVEEQLLPTSPPDLLSAGVSHTLPTIPANRSQQDSSSAPQPAKIPPSETRCGGVLTEAEGSFSSPNHPGSYPANSLCVWVIRVPPPSLVQIHVSSLNVEGPSPCLFDWLEVQEQIEQSSVVTRFCGNVAPPTVNTNSSTVWVTFRSDGSIAGSGFTAQYKAILPGHKSCSREEFMCDSGRCLLPVSVCDGHPNCQDQTDEANCSHKNKECGGQKSGPYGYLASPNHPRPYPHQQLCIWYISVDEGHFITLSFRNFSLETQDVCEFDYVEVHDSVDTGAGRVLGRFCGTSFPPDLTSSGPHMTVVFVADEGVADSGFNATYQAVSLLDRTCGPSQFACSTGECLQPQWLCDGWNDCSDGADEQGCGNSTYPPFTSSCEFIEVEMCQGLSYNLTSFPNIWLSIADQREAATLLQQYRVLMELACFEPLRKLVCGMFLPQCSPHGGVLQPCRSVCSSAEQQCSQALDLFSFSWPFNCHLLPDSQDPMECSLP